One Brachyspira suanatina DNA segment encodes these proteins:
- a CDS encoding DUF1850 domain-containing protein: protein MFKKVIICIFVIVVIIALLFIPLFPRLVLNSVKNNKVNFIFNINKKEFLISYTHSVNKGRIRDYYIINTNNDIVLDKTRFVSYGAGMSDPQDNENIIITDDYIEINNINKIIKDLYLFVGIVADHRIELDGKEIKLNTLFNPQVNIKIQYKRVSLSTIIINLMNNKILRGKQ from the coding sequence ATGTTTAAAAAAGTTATTATATGTATATTTGTCATTGTAGTAATTATTGCTTTATTATTTATACCTCTATTTCCAAGACTTGTATTAAATAGTGTTAAAAATAATAAAGTTAATTTCATATTTAATATTAATAAAAAAGAATTTTTAATTTCATATACCCATTCTGTAAATAAGGGAAGAATTAGAGATTATTATATTATAAATACTAATAATGATATTGTACTGGATAAGACAAGGTTTGTATCTTATGGGGCAGGTATGTCGGATCCGCAAGATAATGAAAATATAATTATTACAGATGATTATATAGAAATAAATAATATTAATAAAATAATAAAAGATTTATATTTATTTGTCGGAATTGTAGCTGACCATAGAATAGAACTTGATGGAAAAGAAATAAAATTAAATACTCTATTCAATCCTCAAGTAAATATAAAAATACAATATAAAAGGGTGTCATTATCTACAATAATAATAAATTTAATGAATAATAAAATATTAAGGGGGAAACAATGA
- a CDS encoding TAXI family TRAP transporter solute-binding subunit produces MRNVFITISAILSLILMIGCQKSNNLNYIFATGGTSGTYYSFGGSIASIWNANIEGMNVTAQSTGASAENLRLLNRHEADLAFVQNDVMDYAYNGTDIFDGEVLSNFSAILTLYPEIVQIAATKASGIKTIADMKGKRISVGDAGSGTEFNAKQILEAYGLTFNDINKSNLSFKESSDGLQNGTLDACFIVAGIPNAALQELSLSSDIVLVSLDKVQVDDILNKYKYYTEVTIPANTYNNVTTDTTAIAVKATIAVNNNIPEDVVYNLVKTLFDKKSDLATAHAKGEELNIDDAYKGISVPFHPGALKYYKELGYNIE; encoded by the coding sequence ATGAGAAATGTTTTTATCACTATTAGTGCCATTCTATCATTAATATTAATGATTGGATGTCAAAAAAGCAACAATCTCAACTACATTTTTGCCACAGGAGGAACAAGTGGTACATACTATTCATTTGGCGGAAGTATAGCTAGTATATGGAATGCCAACATAGAAGGAATGAATGTTACTGCTCAATCAACAGGAGCCTCTGCTGAAAATTTAAGACTTCTTAATAGACATGAAGCTGATTTAGCATTCGTACAAAATGATGTTATGGATTATGCTTATAACGGCACAGATATATTTGATGGCGAAGTATTGTCAAATTTCTCTGCTATTCTTACATTATATCCAGAAATAGTACAAATAGCAGCTACAAAAGCAAGCGGAATTAAAACAATAGCTGATATGAAAGGAAAAAGAATATCAGTTGGAGATGCTGGAAGTGGCACAGAATTCAATGCTAAACAAATATTAGAAGCTTATGGATTGACTTTTAATGATATAAACAAATCAAATCTTTCATTTAAAGAATCAAGCGATGGACTACAAAATGGTACTTTAGATGCTTGTTTCATAGTTGCAGGAATACCTAATGCAGCTTTACAAGAATTATCTCTATCAAGCGATATAGTTTTAGTATCTTTAGACAAAGTTCAGGTAGATGATATCTTAAATAAATATAAATATTATACAGAAGTTACAATACCTGCCAATACATATAATAATGTTACTACAGATACTACTGCAATAGCAGTAAAAGCAACTATTGCTGTTAATAACAATATACCTGAAGATGTTGTTTATAATTTAGTAAAAACTTTATTTGATAAAAAATCTGATTTAGCAACTGCTCATGCTAAAGGTGAAGAATTAAATATTGATGATGCTTATAAAGGCATATCAGTACCTTTCCATCCAGGTGCTTTAAAATATTATAAAGAATTAGGATATAATATAGAATAA
- a CDS encoding leucine-rich repeat protein, producing the protein MKIKSFIILITIILIFIISCNIQYLSPDNALEEANKINFFVYQIHLPYTSGGGTFQCPVIYDAIDRSGGSRLGIRGIIDKTTILSIAECLRKQPDKHVFLYAENVIFEGNGKKWPNESFMNVKNLTGVYFPADMEAIGDNAFDNCTSLEAIVLGTNFKTMYPSMLAGVKNLKHVVYYGTRLDFTGANNGDAWKGIDQKQMTLYLGNFDGYKEIISGGKKYTTTNWARYTWKKVYYKGEFSIEDIIEVLE; encoded by the coding sequence ATGAAAATAAAAAGTTTTATAATTCTTATAACTATTATTTTAATTTTTATTATATCTTGTAATATTCAATATTTAAGTCCTGATAATGCATTAGAAGAAGCAAATAAAATCAATTTTTTTGTATACCAAATTCATTTACCATATACTAGCGGAGGAGGAACTTTTCAATGCCCTGTAATATATGATGCTATAGATAGAAGCGGAGGAAGCAGATTAGGAATTAGAGGAATTATAGATAAAACTACAATATTGAGTATAGCAGAATGCTTAAGAAAGCAGCCTGATAAGCATGTATTTTTGTATGCAGAAAATGTTATTTTTGAAGGAAATGGAAAGAAATGGCCTAATGAAAGTTTTATGAATGTAAAAAATCTTACAGGTGTTTATTTTCCAGCTGATATGGAGGCTATAGGAGATAATGCTTTTGATAATTGCACATCTCTTGAAGCTATAGTTTTAGGTACTAATTTTAAAACTATGTATCCTAGTATGCTTGCTGGTGTAAAAAATCTTAAGCATGTTGTGTATTATGGTACAAGATTGGATTTTACAGGTGCTAATAATGGAGATGCTTGGAAAGGAATAGATCAAAAACAAATGACATTATATTTGGGAAATTTTGACGGATATAAAGAAATTATATCAGGAGGAAAAAAATATACTACTACAAATTGGGCTAGATATACTTGGAAAAAAGTTTATTATAAAGGCGAATTTAGTATCGAAGATATAATAGAAGTATTAGAATAA